Within the Opitutaceae bacterium TAV5 genome, the region GGTGAAAAACATACCGAAACCGATGCTCTCTTCCGCGAATGACTCCTCCCGCCTGGCCGATGCCTGCCGACGCCTGCCGGCGCCCGAAAGCTATTTCGACGGCGTGCGGCGAACGCGGGCGGACCTGCCGGACAATATCCTTCTGTTTCAACGTGATGCCGGCCACCGGCGGACGATGTCGGGAATCGGCTCGCGCGCCAGGGTGCGCGACATCCATCACCGCCACATCCTGATCACCAGCTTGCGGGGCGAGGGACGGGTGATCGTCAACGGCCGGGCGCACGTCGTGCGGCCGGGGCGCTGTGTGCTGGTCCTTCCGTATCAGTTTCACCATTACTCCCGGTTGCCCGCCGAAGGGTTTTTGTGGATGTTCGTGACTTTTGACATCGACCGTTTGCCGAAGGCCTTGACCGAAGGGGCGGTGCGCAAGGTCCCCGAAGGATTTGAGCGGGAGCTGCTGGCTCTGGCGGATGTTTTTCTGGCAGCACGCGGCGAAAGGTCCGCAGTGAGGGGGGACGATGCCGGGGACGTGCTGTCATGGCGGCTGGCCCTGCTGCTTTCCCTGCTGGCGAGCGGGGGCAAAAAGGTGCGGGCGGAATCCCTCCGGCGCTCGGCCGGGGCGGAGCAGCTCCTGATGCGGGTGCATGCCATCGTCAGCGCGAATTTCGACCGTCATCTGACCACGGAAGAGATCGCCGGGAAAGCGGGCGTCTCGGAAAGTCATCTGAGGTCGCTGTTCAGAAAGGCGGCAGGCATGGGGCTGGGGCGGTTCCAGCGCACCCTGCGTTTGCAGCATGCGGCGATGTTGCTGACCCGGGGCGGGCTGACCGTCGCCGGGACGGCGGAGGCCTGCGGATGGGATACGCCGTTCTCTTTCAGCCGGGCCTTTCGCAAGTTCTGGGGACGGCCGCCGAAAAAATTCGGCCGGTGAGTGTCGGCCCGCCCGACAAACTCTCCACTTGTAGCTACATTAAAAAATGGATTCAGTTGGCCGGCATATGAAAAAAAACGACACCTCCGGACAGGCATCGGGGAAAAATGAAAAGTCCCGGAACTCGGCCAAGCATGAGCTGGTCGCCTCGGTGTTGCGGAAGGAGATTCTTGAAGCGGGCATCGCTCCGGGGGCGCGGCTCGCGTCGGAGGGCGAGTTGTGCGAACGTTTCAATTCGAGTCGGGGCCCCATCCGGCAGGCGCTGGCGACGCTGGAGCGCGAGGCGCTGATCTATCGGGTGCAGGGGGCGGGAAGTTTTGTCGCCGAGCGCAAGGAAGGCGAGGGAGGGCATGGACGGAAGCGGCAACGCATCACGGTGGTGCTGGGTTTCGGCACCGACGCGGTGGCGGTGGGCGTGGGCGCGGAGCTGATCGAGGGGCTCAACCGGGCGCGGCGCGAGATCGCCCCGCGGGCGCAACTGGCCTTCGAATTCGGCTTCGAGCATCTGGAGAGGTTTCTGAACGCATCGCCGGTGCAGATCCAGGCGGAGTGCGACGGACTGCTGGTGCTGCCGGTGAGCGATGCGGACATGGAGTTGACGCGCATGCTCGTCTCCCGTCGCGTGCCTGTCGTCGGGTGTTTCCGCAAGGTGGAGGGGGCCGACATCCCGCAGGTTTATATCGACCAGGACGAAGGCGCGGTCCGGGCAACGGAGTTCCTGTTGCGGTACGGGCACCGGAAGATCAGCCTGCTCACGGCGCTGGGGGAAAATTACGAGCCGCGCTACGATGCGGCGCACCGCCTCAACGGCTACCGCGCGGCCTTCGACCGGATGGGCGTGCCGGTGGATCGCACGATGCTGGTGGAGTCGACGCTGTCGATGGATTCGGTGATGACGGTGGTCACACAATTGCTGGAACGCCCGCCGGGGGAGCGACCGACGGCGCTGATGGTGGGCGGCATCCTGTTGCTGGCGCCGTGCCTGGTGGCGATTCACCGGCTGGGGCTGCGCGTGCCGGAAGATCTGTCGGTCGTGGCATTCGACGATTCCCAGCACGCGCAGTTTCACGCGCCGCCGCTCACGGTGGTGAGCCAGCGCGCCGACAAGGCGGCGCGGGCGGCGTTGAAAGTGT harbors:
- a CDS encoding GntR family transcriptional regulator — encoded protein: MKKNDTSGQASGKNEKSRNSAKHELVASVLRKEILEAGIAPGARLASEGELCERFNSSRGPIRQALATLEREALIYRVQGAGSFVAERKEGEGGHGRKRQRITVVLGFGTDAVAVGVGAELIEGLNRARREIAPRAQLAFEFGFEHLERFLNASPVQIQAECDGLLVLPVSDADMELTRMLVSRRVPVVGCFRKVEGADIPQVYIDQDEGAVRATEFLLRYGHRKISLLTALGENYEPRYDAAHRLNGYRAAFDRMGVPVDRTMLVESTLSMDSVMTVVTQLLERPPGERPTALMVGGILLLAPCLVAIHRLGLRVPEDLSVVAFDDSQHAQFHAPPLTVVSQRADKAARAALKVLLDRIAGGAGENVQLAIKPELILRDSCQPL
- a CDS encoding AraC family transcriptional regulator, yielding MAVLVKNIPKPMLSSANDSSRLADACRRLPAPESYFDGVRRTRADLPDNILLFQRDAGHRRTMSGIGSRARVRDIHHRHILITSLRGEGRVIVNGRAHVVRPGRCVLVLPYQFHHYSRLPAEGFLWMFVTFDIDRLPKALTEGAVRKVPEGFERELLALADVFLAARGERSAVRGDDAGDVLSWRLALLLSLLASGGKKVRAESLRRSAGAEQLLMRVHAIVSANFDRHLTTEEIAGKAGVSESHLRSLFRKAAGMGLGRFQRTLRLQHAAMLLTRGGLTVAGTAEACGWDTPFSFSRAFRKFWGRPPKKFGR